CAATATATCTTAAGACTGTTGACAGGCTGTGATATAATTATTAACAAAAAACCGCTAATACTAAAGAGCTAGTACGAAAGACTGAAGACATAAGGAGGTGGTGCCGCGATAAACAGCCCCGAGGGATGCCCGGTTCAGCTTCACCCCGGAGGGAAGCGTACCCGGTTAAGGGAAAAATAGTATAAACTCCAGAAATAAAATAGCCTTATCTCCACAGAAAAGGGGATATGTGGTTATATTCCCTTTTATATGGAGAAAGTAATCCTGAATATTAAGGAGTACGAATCAATGAAAACTAAGCTATTATCCAAGATTTTAGCCGTAGGGCTGGCCATCGGTCTCGTCTTTGCCCTGGGCGCTGCCGTAATACCGGCCGGCGAAGCCCAGGCCGACGAGATGGAGTGGGGCGAGGTCAACACGCCGAGCTGGGAGGACAACGTCATTGCCCCCGGCACCGACATCTTCGACTACGCCGTAGGTCCCGATGGCGAGACCATCTACGCCACCGGCGCCATAACCTCGGCCAACGTCGAAGATGAGAGCATCCACGGGCTGACCGGCGGATTCGAAATCGACACCGGCGAGGTAACCATAACGCGGATATCGGACTACGCTGCCGAGATCGAGGGCTGGCTGGAGGGCGACTCCTGCTACCTGATGGGCGATTTCACCATCTTTACCGCGATGGATATCTCCGGTGTCTCCGCCGCCGCCATCACCGGTGAAATCACCGTCGATCCCTACACCCTGTGCTACGATGAAGACGACCGGGCCGAGTTCAGCGGCATGCTCTACGACGACGGAGGCATGTTCACCGACAATTTCTACTTCGAGATTACCGACGGCGAGCTGGATGTCCAAGACTGGATACTGGATGGCTACGTAAACTGGGTACAGTATGACGAACCGGGCGGCGAAGAGATTGACAGTGGTACAGGCTTCGAATTAATGGGCATTTTCACCCAGCCCAGGGTCTGGAAGTCGACCGACGCCGGGGTGACCTGGGAAGACATCACCGCCACCGTTCAGGACGCCGTCAACCTGCCCGGCCCCTTCTTTATGCTCTCCTACGGCGGCATAGCAGTCGCTCCCGATGACGAGAACTGGCTGGCGCTGGGCGGGCTAATATTCGACCCCGAGTTCTTGATGGAATACGGCCCCCCGCATGTCTTCCGACCGGCTGTGGTCGCCTCTGAGGACGGCGGAGACGAATTCAGCTTTGCCGGCTATATGGAGGACGGCAGCGAGGACAGCTATCTGGCGTTCCTCTACGATATCGACGTCTCCCCCGAGGTGGATAATATCCACAACATCGCCGTTGCCGGCATCGCCACTAACGCCGGTCACGACGACATACTCTGGGGCTCGGTCTACCGGCTCGAGGCGGGCACCTGGCTTTCGGGGGCCTGGGAGGACACCGCCTTCTACGACGGCTGGGATGACTGGGACGAAAGTGGTGAGGACTGGGATGACCGCCCCATCTACAGCATCGCGGTAGTCGATGTCGAGTTCTCTCCAAACTTCGATATGGACGACACCATCGTCTGTATGACCTCCAACCTGGATTTTACTAACGGTGTGGAGCCGCTGCCCTACCTTCAAGAAGGCATCTGGGAGAGCGGCGGCGCCTGGAACGGCAAGGCCGGATTCTCCGACGCCGTCCAGATAACCGATGAAGGCAACGACCTGTACACCCTGCCCGGCATAAAGAGCATGGGCACAGCGCTGCCCGACGACTTCGACGGCACCGACCCGGGCGCCAACAACATCTACCTATACGTTGACGCCTTCGACACCGTCACCGAGGTGGTCGGCGGCTACGTCTTCATCTGCGAGGACGGCGCCCTGACCGGACGCTGCGGTCCGTCGGGAGACCCGCTGCTGGCCAGCATCGATGTTTACGGCGATGCCGATACCTGCAAGGCGATGGTCGGCGTCTACTGCGACTGGGATAACGGATTAGACGAGGACTGGGGACCGGAAAGGTTCGACTGCTGCCAGGGCGTGGCCGTCTACCACACCGTTGAGCTCGACGACTGCTGCCCGGAGTGGGAAGCCGCCTGCAAGGACCCCTCGGGGCCATATATGGCAGTAGTACAGTACAGTCCCGACGGTGAGAAGGCATTTGCCGCCACCACCGGCGCTATGGACATAGTGTGGAGTGCCATATGGTGGGCCGTCACCGAGGGACCGATTGACATATTCAACTACATCGATGATGAAAGCAGAATCTGGGGCGGCTACTGCGACGAGTCCGCCTTCTCGGTAAGCCTGGACGACGGCGTCTCCTTCAACCAGATCGGCTTAATCGACACCGATATCGACCACCTCTCCGATGTTGCCGTCTGCCCCGACTGCAGCGTGATCTACCTCTCCACCGTGAACGAGATGGAAGACTGGGGACCTTATTACGACGGATACTGCGACGTGGGGCAGGTTTGCGAGTGCGACTCCATCTGGAGGAGCTACGATAACGGCGACACCTGGGAGCGCATCTATCACGGTGACTGGTTATTTAAAGAATACATAGAGGATGACACCAATCTACTGCTCCGGTTACCCTGCGACGAACTCGAGGAGTGCTGCACCATCTACATGGGAATTCAGGGTACCCAGGAACTCTACTACAGCCGAGACTGCGGCCAGTGCTGGAACAAGGCAGTCAACCAGAAGCTGACCATCGAGGACTTCGCCGTGGAGAGCGAGAACATCGTCTACATCCTCGATGATGAAGGCTATGTCTCCACCTCGACACAGTACGGCCGGCGCCCGTCCGACGGGGTCGATACCGGAGTCGGCTCGGGCCACTCGATAACCTCCTGCTGCAAAGAGGGCTTCGTTATGGTCGGAGGTAATGGTGACGAGCCGGTGGCCTGGTCCGAGGACAGCGGCGAGACCTGGGAGCTTACCGATGACTTACCCGGAGATTCCGATGGCGGGGTTCACGTCGCCTGCGACCCCATTTGCGATAACATCATCTACGCTGCCGTAGCCGATAGTGATGCCGGGGTTGGCCTTATCTATCGCAGCGATATCACCGATGGCTCATGGACCGACATGAACGCCATGCCCGCCGACTACGACGGCATCGCCATCGGCAGGAGTGACGGCACCCTCTACGCCGTAACCGACAGTATTCGAGTAGACTCCGACGAGGAGTGCCTCTGCGAGCGTTTCGATGAAGATGGTGATGAAGAGTACAGCGGCGTGGCCCGCAACCTGACCCCCTGCGAGACCGACTGCTGCGGCACCGAGGACTGGGACTACCTGATCGCCGGGATTGAAGAAGATGAGGAAGACTTCGACATCGGGCCCAGCGCCCTCAAGATCTGCGGCTGTACTTCCATTGATACCAACTCCATACTCTGGGCAATCGACACCAATCATTATGAAGTATCCGACGCCTCCGAAGGCACCTTGTGGAGCTACGAGGACTGCGCCGCCAAGCGCGGCATTGTCCTGACCTCTCCTGAGGACGGGGCCATCGTATCCTGCGACGTCTGCGGAGACTGTGTAAGCGCTGCCCTCACCTTCGAGTGGGAGCGGATGTGCCTCGCCTGCAGCTACGACATCGAGATTATGGACGAGGACGGCAACGTCATCGCCGCTATAGAGGAACTGGAAATCAGCGGCGATCCGCCATCTCTCTACTGGGACGGTGAGGATTGCCCGAATGATTGTGCCATCGGCTGTCAGTCACCTCTGGAGTGCGGCCGCACCTACACCTGGCACGTTCGAGAGGCCAACACCGAGACCGACGAGTGCGTCCACAGCCCCTGGTCGGAGACCTGGAGCTTCACCATCGAGGCCTCTTCGGCTAACGCGGTCAAGCTGATCGCCCCCGAACAGGGTGCGGTAGTTGCCCAGCGCACCGGAGTCGGCTTCTCCTGGAGCAGCGTCTACGATGCCACCACCTACAGCTTCGTCCTCTCGGCAAGCCCCGACCTCTCCGGCGCCCTGGCCAGTGCTGATGTTCCCGGTACCGCCTACGCCTACTCGGGCACCCTGGACTACGAGACCACCTACTACTGGCAGGTAACCGCCTGGAAGGACGGCACCATGCTCTCCCAGAGCGATGTCGGCACCTTCGCCGTCGCTGCCGAGGAGATTATTCCCGAGCCGGCACAGCCAACACCGCCACCGGAAGTCAACATTCCTCCGGTCCAGAATGTAACCCCGACCTGGATGTATGTTGTATTCGCTATCGGCATTGCCCTGATCGTGGTGGTCATCGTCCTGATTGTCCGGAGCAGGAGGCCTTCCTAACTCCTAGCCTTTCCTGCCCCCGACTCTTAGAGACTAAAAGAGCCCCCCGAAATTCGGGGGGCTCTTCTTTTGCTTTATAATCGCTATTTGACTTCGGCATCACCCTGACATAGTATAGAAGCGGGTCAGGTAGACCGGGTGACCGCCGGCTCAGTGCGGGAGGAAAGTCCGAGCCCCGCCGGGCAGGATGCTGGGTAACACCCAGGAGGGGCAACCCTACGGCCAGTGCCACAGAAACATACCGCCCCCTTGCGGGGTAAGGGTGAAATGGCGAGGTAAGAGCTCACCAGCGGCCGGGTGACCGGCCGGCTGGGCAAACCCCATCCGGAGCAAGACCAAACAGAGGGACTTAAGGACGCCCGGCCTGTCCCCGGGTAGGTCGCTTGACCCTGATGGCAACATCAGGGCTAGATAGATGGTCACCGCTCCGATGATTTCGGAGTACAGAACTCGGCTTACAGGTCTGCCTGGCCTGCATTTTAAAAGCAGCACCCGCCCGATACTGCTCAAATACAATCTACCCGGAGATAAAAGCGATGAGAAAGATAAGAATGATTATTCCGGCACTGATCATGACCGTCCTGCTCCTTATGCCGGCGGCCGGCTGTGCCCTGATCACAGTCACGACCGGCCCTGAGCCGGACGCCATCAACGAGGCGTGGGATATCATCTTCGAGGACTATGTCGAAAAGGACAGCCTGGATGCCGATATACTGCGCCAGGGGGCAATCCGGGGAATGGTGGAGGCACTGGATGACCCCTATACCGCCTACCTGGATGCGGATGCCTACCAGTTGAGCTTAAGCGAACTCGAGGGCAAATTCGACGGCATCGGAGCTTCGGTAGCCAGGGAAAGCGACGGCAAAATTATCATCGTAGCGCCCTTCCCCGACTCACCGGCGGAAAAGGCAGGCATCCGGGCCAACGATGAAGTACTGGAGATCGACGGCAAGAGCGTCTCCGCAATGAGTCTGGTCGAGACGGTCCTCCTGGTACGCGGCCCGCAGGGGACGACGGTAACTCTGCTCATTCTCCACGAAGGCGAGACCGAACCGGTAGAGATAGAGGTAGTCCGGGATGAGATCGAAGTGACCAGCGTCCAATTCAGGATGATCGGGGATATCGCCTACATCAATATTACCGATTTTTCCGGTCGTACCGATGCCGAACTGCTGTCGGCGCTAACCAGCCTTATTCAAGGGAACGCCCGCGGCATCATACTGGACCTGCGCCGTAATCTGGGCGGCACGCTGACCGCGGTAGTCGATGTCGCCAGCCGCTTCATTCCCGATGGTGATGTCGTCAGCGTAGTAGACAGCCAGGGCAACCGGACCACCCGGCCGGTAGTAGAGCACGAAGTTACCACCGACCTGCCCATGGTCGTTCTGGTGGACAGCTACAGCGCCAGCGGCAGCGAGGTGCTGGCCGGAGCGCTGCAGGACTACGGCCGCGCCCCCATCGCCGGCAGCCAGACCTTCGGCAAAGGCAGCGTCAACATCCTGCGCCGCTTAAGCGACGGCTCGGGACTATATATCACCTTCGCCCGCTGGTATACCCCCAACGGACGCCTGATAGAGGGACAGGGAATAACCCCCGATTATCAAATCGAGACGGAAGGTGAAGAAATTATCGAGTGGGCGGTCGACTACCTTAAGAACGGCGGCTGAAGTCCGGGCCGGCCACGATGGAATAAGACTATGGACAGGTCGAGATTTGAGGAGCTGGTAGCGGAGGCGGTCTCCCGTCTGCCCGCCGATTTCTCCGACCGGTTGGAGAACATCGACGTGGTGGTCGAGGAGTGGCCGTCACGGAGGCAACTGGACAGCGTCAAGCTGAAGCGGGGGCACACGCTGCTGGGACTCTACCAGGGCATACCGCTGATCGGAAGGGGGCGGGGCTACGGGCTGGTGGCCCCGGATAAGATAACCATCTTCCAGAGTCCGATCGAGGCCGAGTGCCGGAACGAAGATGAAATCAGGGACACGATACAGAGGGTGGTGAGGCATGAGATAGCCCATCATTTCGGCACCGGGGAGGCGAGGCTGGCCCAGCTTGAGCACCGGGAAGAGCCCTGACCATATAGCTGCCCTGTGCCCGGTAGCCGAACTCGGCACGGTAGTACTCTCGAGCACCGACTCCACTTAAGACCGCCATCTGCTGCACTCCGAACTCGGCGGCGGCGATTCGCTCGGCCCCGGCAAGCAGGGCCCGGCCCAGACCGCGGTGCTGCGCCGCCTGCGGGCTGCGCTGTCCGAGCGGAATCTCCGGTCCGTAGACATGAAGCTCCCTGATTACGGCAGACCCCTGCCCTGATCTGTCCGCGAGTCCCACCCTCATCCGCAGCAGCCCGAAGAGGGTTTCATTATCATCCTCGAAGGACAGGAAGACCTCCCTGCCCCCGGAAGCAGAATAGTCCGTCCTTACCATGCGGGGCTCACCCGTCTCCCACCCGTCCCGGGCGCGGTGTCCGTACTCACGGCACCGGATGCAGCGGCACTCGATTCCCCACTCCTTCATACGCCGCCTGACTTCACTCCGCAGCGAGTCCTTCAAGCCGCCGACAATGAATTTAGCCGGAATATCACGGAGCACCCGGGAAATTCGAACGTATCCGGGCACGATCGACTTGATATCGACAATAAGGTTAATCATCGTCTCATCATCGTAGGGCAGATAGCGTCCCTGCCGGTACCACTGCTCCAGCTCGGTACCGGCTACCACCATGGTCGGATAGAGCTTCAAGCCGTCCGGTCTGAAGTCGGCATCGTTAAACAGCCTTCCCGCCATCTCCAGGTCGAGCTGCGGCGTCGAGCCGGGCAGTCCCGGCATCCAGTGGTAGTGCACCTTAAAACCGTAATCCTTGAGCAGTTTGGTGGCCCGGACGACATCGGAAACGGTGTGCCCCCTGTGGATAATACGGTAGATATCATCATCGAGGGCCTGGACACCGAGCTCCACCCTGGTGGTACCGAACTCCAGCATGCGGTCGGCCTCCTCGGGCCCGCACCAGTCGGGCCGGGTCTCGATACAGAGCCCGACACAGCGGCAGGCCGACTCTTCGTTAAGCCGCTGGGCTTCCTCAAGGGTGGCCGAGACCTCGCCGTTCAGGGCATCGAAGCAGTCCTTGACGAACCGGTACTGATACTCGACCGGAGCGGCCAGAAAGGTGCCCCCCATTACAATCAGCTCGATCTTATCGGTGGGATGTCCCATCGCGGAGAGCGTCCGCAGCCTCAGCCTGACCTGCTCCGCCGCATCATACCCGCAGTTTATCGCCCGCAGCACCGCCGGCGACTCGGGAGTATAGCTCTGGGGGACCTCCGGATAGGTAGGACAGCAGACGCACCGGCCGGGGCACTTCGCCGGCTGTGTCATCACCGCCAGCGGAGTAACTCCGGAGATTGTCCTGGTAGATTTTTTCATAGTATACTCATAACAAGTTTAGCAAATTACGGCTTATGGCAACAAACAGAGACGTTTTTGACCGGCTGGCGCCGGGCTGGTATAACTTCAGGCACTGGTCGATCTTTCCCGGCGAACTGGAAGCGCTGGCGAAGAGGTGGCAGCAGGGCAGTCTGCTTAATCTCGGCTGTGCCCACGGCCCCGACTTCCTCCCCTTCCGCAGCGGTTTCGATCTCTACGGCGTGGACTTTTCCCCCGGGATGATAAAGGGGGCGCAAAAATACTGCCGGAAATTCGACCTCACCGTAAACCTGTTGTTGGCCGACGTGGGCTGCCTCCCCTTCTCCGACCGGAGCTTCGACCGGGCCATCGCAATAGCCACCTACCACCATATCAAAGGGGAAAAAGAGCGGCAGAGGGCGTTCGACGAGCTGTGGCGGGTGCTTAAACCCGGCGCGGAAGCCTTTGTTACGGTATGGAACCGGTGGCAGCGCCGCTTCTGGTTCAAGCCGAAGGAGGTCGCCGTCCCCTGGCGGACCGGGGATAAGACACTACAGCGCTACTACTACCTGTTCTCCTACCCGGAGCTGGAGAAGCTAGCCCGCCGGGCCGGCTTCGAGGTGGTCGAGTCCTTTCCGGAAAGCTCATACCGGCACCGCTGCAAGTTCTTCTCCCGCAATATCTGCCTGCTGCTCAGGAAGGGCAACTAGACATATACCCGATAATCTGTTTTAATAAGACATTAAACATTGTTTTCAATCGAAGGAGTAGAATATGGATTTTTTCGGTGGCGAGGGAGGCAGCAGCCAGTGGACATTGATAATACCGCTGATCGCTCTGATCGTATTCAGTATTTTTATGCGGCGGCGTAAATCGGAGAACAGTCCGCAAGACATAGTCATGAGTCTTGTCAGCGACCTGCACAGCAACCAGAGAATCATAGAGCAGTTCAATTCCCAGATGCGGCCGACCAAGCTCAAGGTAGGCAGCTGGCAGAGGAACAGGGACAAGATCGGCTTTCTCGACGAAGCAACGCGCAGCAACGTGACCAACTTTTTCGGGATGGCGGAAGACTTTAACCTGCAGATGGATACCGCCAAAAGGTACAAGACGACCGGATATCTTTCCGGGATGAACACGGAAAGGATGAAAGAGCCGCTGGCCAAGAGCAGGGAGGGTCTCCAGGAATGGCTGAAGGTGAACATGCAGCAGATGGGACCCGGTGCCGGCCGTCAGGGATGTCTGCCCGGTATGGGCGGAGGGTAAAAGGAAAAAATTACGGACCGGTCTGACCCGGTCCGTATCATCTTGCTTTCCCCTGTAAAGAGATAACCCGTATTATGTAATGCCGCCGTCGATGGCAATGACCTGCCCGCTGATAAAAGCGGCCCGCTCGCTGGCCAGGAAAGCCACCAGTTCGGCCACCTCTTCCGGCTGACCGTATCGTTTCAGCGGCGTCATCTTAAGAATAGCCTCCCTTGCTTCTTGCGGCACTCTATCCGTCATCTCGGTAACAATAAAGCCCGGGGCAATGGCATTGGCAGTTATGTTAAGTGCACCCACCTCTTTAGCTACGGTCTTGGTAAAGGCGATAATACCCGCTTTTGAAGCCGCATAGTTCGCCTGCCCGACATTACCCATTATCCCGGCGATGGAAGCCATGCTGATAATACGCCCCCACCGCTGCCGCATCATAGCGCGCAGGGCAAACCGGGTACAGGTATAGGCCCCTCTGAGGTTGGTGTCGATAACGGCGTCCCACGCTTCATCGGACATCTTGAGCAACAGGGTATCACGGTTGATGCCGGCATTGTTGACCAGAATATCGATCCTCTCCCAGCGGCCGGTTACCTCATCCAACATGGCCTTGACAGCTTCGCTATCTCTAACATCGGCTTCAACGGCAAAGGCATCTCCACCCAGGTCCTTTATCTCCTTAACCACTGCCTCGGCAGCCTCTCTGGCTACGTCGTTAACGACCACCCTGGCACCCCGGCTGGCAAGCTTCAGGGCAATGGCTCTACCGATGCCTCGGGAAGCTCCGGTTACCAGCGCTACCTTACTTTCTAATTCCAGAGACGCATCGTTACACATTCTTAAGCCTCCTCAAACTTCTTAAAAACGAGACAGCAGTTCTGTCCGCCCAGCCCGAAGCTGTTTTTCAGGCAGGCATTTACCTGCACCCGGCGGGCCACATTAGGTACGTAGTCCAAATCGCACTCAGGGTCGGGAGTCTCGTAGTGTATTGTAGGTGGAATAATCCCGCGGCTGATGCTCATTACCACACCGATTGATTCAACCATACCACCGGCAGACAGCATATGACCGAACATGGACTTATTGGCAGTGACCGGTATCCGGTAGGCCCGTTCTCCGAAGACCATCTTGATGGCTTTTGTCTCGCTGGCATCGTTCAAACGGGTGCTGGTGCCGTGGGCATTGACACAGTCGATATCCTCCGGACCGAGCCCGGCATTCCGGATAGCGATTCTCATTGCCATCGCCTCGGTATCCGGCTGGGGAGCAGTGGTATCATAGGCATCAAAGGTCCAGCCGGCTCCGGCCAACTCGGCCAAAATCGGCGCACCCCTCTTCATAGCATGCGCGTAGCTCTCCAGTATCATTACTCCGGATCCTTCTCCATAAACAAAGCCGCTGCGGTTAAGATCAAAGGGACGGCAGGCCTTGTCCGGGTCCGGTTCCCGGCTCAGGGCACCTATCACACTGAGCGCGGCTATGGTCATCTCGTCAAGGGAAGCATCGGAGGTGGCGACAATCATTACGTCGGCATAGCCCAGACGGATGAAATTCAAGGCACACCCTATCGCATCGGCACCACTGGCACAGAGGCTGTTGACGCTGGTGCTGGGACCCTGTGCCCCGAACAGCATTCCCAGCTGCAGAGACACTATGCTGGGCGCTCCTTTGGTAAAGAACAACGGGTCGACCCGCCTCGGCCCCCGTTTGGCAAGGGTGTCGAAACCCTGGGCGACATACCGGTTTTCCTGCAAATTGGCACTGACAATACCCACCCGCTCCGGCTGCTCCTGCGCTATATCCAGTCCGGCCGAAGCCACCGCCTCTTTAGCCGCCGGGACAACGAGATGAATCGTCCTCGTCGTCCGCTCAACTGTTTTCGGCTCCATATATTTACCCGGGTCAAGGTCTTTTACCTCGGCAGCCACCTTGACCGGGTAGTCAGTAGCATCGAACTTTCGGATCAGGCCAACCCCTGATTTTCCCGCCGTCAGGTTTCCCCAGTACTCTTCGATATTCAGGCCGATGGGACAAACGGTGCCCACACCGGTAACTACTACTCGCTGCACTTTCAGTTCTCGCCTCCTTTACCCTTAAGATTAAGAGGGGTTAACGAAAAGCCTCCGTCAACGATAATCGTCTGACCCCTGATCATAAAAGACTCGCTGCCGCAGAGGAAAACCACTGCCCCGGCCATATCTTC
This portion of the Dehalococcoidales bacterium genome encodes:
- a CDS encoding S41 family peptidase, with the translated sequence MRKIRMIIPALIMTVLLLMPAAGCALITVTTGPEPDAINEAWDIIFEDYVEKDSLDADILRQGAIRGMVEALDDPYTAYLDADAYQLSLSELEGKFDGIGASVARESDGKIIIVAPFPDSPAEKAGIRANDEVLEIDGKSVSAMSLVETVLLVRGPQGTTVTLLILHEGETEPVEIEVVRDEIEVTSVQFRMIGDIAYINITDFSGRTDAELLSALTSLIQGNARGIILDLRRNLGGTLTAVVDVASRFIPDGDVVSVVDSQGNRTTRPVVEHEVTTDLPMVVLVDSYSASGSEVLAGALQDYGRAPIAGSQTFGKGSVNILRRLSDGSGLYITFARWYTPNGRLIEGQGITPDYQIETEGEEIIEWAVDYLKNGG
- a CDS encoding metallopeptidase family protein, which translates into the protein MDRSRFEELVAEAVSRLPADFSDRLENIDVVVEEWPSRRQLDSVKLKRGHTLLGLYQGIPLIGRGRGYGLVAPDKITIFQSPIEAECRNEDEIRDTIQRVVRHEIAHHFGTGEARLAQLEHREEP
- a CDS encoding tRNA uridine(34) 5-carboxymethylaminomethyl modification radical SAM/GNAT enzyme Elp3, coding for MKKSTRTISGVTPLAVMTQPAKCPGRCVCCPTYPEVPQSYTPESPAVLRAINCGYDAAEQVRLRLRTLSAMGHPTDKIELIVMGGTFLAAPVEYQYRFVKDCFDALNGEVSATLEEAQRLNEESACRCVGLCIETRPDWCGPEEADRMLEFGTTRVELGVQALDDDIYRIIHRGHTVSDVVRATKLLKDYGFKVHYHWMPGLPGSTPQLDLEMAGRLFNDADFRPDGLKLYPTMVVAGTELEQWYRQGRYLPYDDETMINLIVDIKSIVPGYVRISRVLRDIPAKFIVGGLKDSLRSEVRRRMKEWGIECRCIRCREYGHRARDGWETGEPRMVRTDYSASGGREVFLSFEDDNETLFGLLRMRVGLADRSGQGSAVIRELHVYGPEIPLGQRSPQAAQHRGLGRALLAGAERIAAAEFGVQQMAVLSGVGAREYYRAEFGYRAQGSYMVRALPGAQAGPASPPRCRNDGLSHASPPSVSCP
- a CDS encoding class I SAM-dependent methyltransferase; amino-acid sequence: MATNRDVFDRLAPGWYNFRHWSIFPGELEALAKRWQQGSLLNLGCAHGPDFLPFRSGFDLYGVDFSPGMIKGAQKYCRKFDLTVNLLLADVGCLPFSDRSFDRAIAIATYHHIKGEKERQRAFDELWRVLKPGAEAFVTVWNRWQRRFWFKPKEVAVPWRTGDKTLQRYYYLFSYPELEKLARRAGFEVVESFPESSYRHRCKFFSRNICLLLRKGN
- the fabG gene encoding 3-oxoacyl-[acyl-carrier-protein] reductase; translation: MCNDASLELESKVALVTGASRGIGRAIALKLASRGARVVVNDVAREAAEAVVKEIKDLGGDAFAVEADVRDSEAVKAMLDEVTGRWERIDILVNNAGINRDTLLLKMSDEAWDAVIDTNLRGAYTCTRFALRAMMRQRWGRIISMASIAGIMGNVGQANYAASKAGIIAFTKTVAKEVGALNITANAIAPGFIVTEMTDRVPQEAREAILKMTPLKRYGQPEEVAELVAFLASERAAFISGQVIAIDGGIT
- a CDS encoding beta-ketoacyl-[acyl-carrier-protein] synthase family protein, with translation MQRVVVTGVGTVCPIGLNIEEYWGNLTAGKSGVGLIRKFDATDYPVKVAAEVKDLDPGKYMEPKTVERTTRTIHLVVPAAKEAVASAGLDIAQEQPERVGIVSANLQENRYVAQGFDTLAKRGPRRVDPLFFTKGAPSIVSLQLGMLFGAQGPSTSVNSLCASGADAIGCALNFIRLGYADVMIVATSDASLDEMTIAALSVIGALSREPDPDKACRPFDLNRSGFVYGEGSGVMILESYAHAMKRGAPILAELAGAGWTFDAYDTTAPQPDTEAMAMRIAIRNAGLGPEDIDCVNAHGTSTRLNDASETKAIKMVFGERAYRIPVTANKSMFGHMLSAGGMVESIGVVMSISRGIIPPTIHYETPDPECDLDYVPNVARRVQVNACLKNSFGLGGQNCCLVFKKFEEA